Proteins co-encoded in one Arachis hypogaea cultivar Tifrunner chromosome 11, arahy.Tifrunner.gnm2.J5K5, whole genome shotgun sequence genomic window:
- the LOC112722824 gene encoding cytochrome P450 71D8: MEVSSSMVFIIISFLISAVWLWLAKKGKSVHKVPPGPWKLPLIGNLHQLAGSSLPHHALRKLANKHGPLMHLQLGQISAVIVSSPNMAREIMKAHDLAFADRPEFLPSKIITYGSTDIAFSPYGEYWRQMRKICTLELLSSKKVQSFSFIREEEVANMVETIRKSAGATINLSKMINNLISTVISRAVFGNISEDHEQFVSFVKKTIALSDGFDLADLFPSLKLLHFITGFEAKLKEMHVKIDKTLDKIIKENEARKLEGKHQQEQEVKNENLIEVLLRVQHSGTLDTQITMNNVKAVIWDIFAAGTDTSGVVIEWVMSELMRSPRAMKKAQTEIRKALIEKQTIQEADVAELPYLKAVVSETMRLHPPLPLLLPRQSREECTIHGYHIPIKTKVMVNAYALGRDPDYWYDSETFLPERFQDTPMDFKGSNFEYIPFGAGRRACPGLTFGLANVEFALAMLLYHFNWELPKGIRPEDLDMDEAQGAVVGRKNHLYLIPTPYHF; encoded by the exons ATGGAAGTTAGTTCATCCATGGTGTTTATCATAATAAGCTTCCTCATCTCTGCGGTATGGCTATGGCTTGCAAAGAAGGGTAAGAGTGTCCATAAAGTACCACCTGGGCCATGGAAACTACCTCTCATAGGGAACCTCCATCAACTTGCAGGCTCATCACTTCCACACCATGCTCTCagaaaactagcaaacaaacacGGTCCACTCATGCACCTTCAACTGGGTCAGATTTCTGCAGTGATTGTTTCATCCCCCAATATGGCCAGAGAAATCATGAAGGCTCATGATCTTGCTTTTGCAGACAGGCCTGAGTTCCTTCCTTCCAAGATCATAACCTATGGATCAACAGACATTGCATTCTCTCCCTATGGTGAATACTGGAGACAGATGAGGAAGATATGCACACTTGAGCTTCTAAGTTCTAAGAAGGTTCAGTCTTTCTCCTTTATCCGAGAAGAGGAGGTAGCTAACATGGTAGAAACAATTCGCAAATCCGCAGGTGCAACCATCAATCTCAGTAAAATGATTAACAATCTCATAAGCACTGTGATTTCTAGAGCTGTTTTTGGCAACATATCCGAAGACCATGAACAGTTTGTGTCCTTTGTGAAGAAGACAATAGCGTTATCCGATGGATTTGACCTTGCGGATTTGTTTCCTTCCTTGAAACTTCTGCATTTCATCACTGGTTTTGAAGCCAAATTGAAGGAGATGCATGTCAAGATTGACAAGACCTTAGACAAGATCATAAAGGAGAATGAAGCAAGGAAATTGGAAGGTAAACACCAGCAAGAACAAGAAGTAAAGAATGAGAATCTTATTGAGGTTCTTCTAAGAGTCCAACATAGTGGCACCCTTGACACCCAAATTACAATGAACAATGTCAAAGCAGTCATTTGG GACATATTTGCTGCTGGAACAGACACTTCAGGAGTAGTTATAGAGTGGGTTATGTCGGAATTGATGAGAAGCCCCAGAGCTATGAAGAAGGCACAGACTGAGATTCGAAAAGCCTTGATAGAGAAGCAAACAATCCAGGAGGCAGATGTTGCAGAGCTTCCCTACTTGAAGGCTGTGGTCAGCGAAACAATGAGGTTACACCCTCCTCTTCCTCTGTTGCTTCCAAGACAATCCAGAGAAGAGTGCACCATCCATGGATACCATATACCAATCAAGACTAAAGTCATGGTAAATGCATATGCACTCGGAAGAGATCCCGATTACTGGTATGATTCGGAAACCTTCCTACCAGAAAGGTTCCAGGACACTCCTATGGATTTCAAAGGATCAAACTTCGAGTACATCCCTTTTGGAGCAGGAAGGAGAGCTTGTCCGGGACTTACCTTCGGTTTAGCCAATGTGGAGTTTGCTCTAGCTATGCTACTCTACCACTTCAACTGGGAACTCCCTAAAGGAATT